A single genomic interval of Macadamia integrifolia cultivar HAES 741 chromosome 6, SCU_Mint_v3, whole genome shotgun sequence harbors:
- the LOC122081000 gene encoding uncharacterized protein LOC122081000, translating into MASLGKLCVGRPTFLLPSTFLGSPRNLQRSSSAGGPDLKCYRSGRCIRRRLTVYGFLPVDPWAPTIDSASVASQLFAVSLFPYLGFLYFITKSKSAPKLTLFGFYFLLIFVGATIPAGIYAKVHYGTSLSNVDWLHGGAESLLTLTNLFIVIGLREALRKIKDEKESTPGVLPRIKEEEKSSV; encoded by the exons ATGGCTTCACTTGGCAAGCTTTGTGTAGGAAGACCCACTTTTCTTTTGCCTTCTACTTTTCTTGGTTCACCACGAAATCTTCAAAGAAGCTCATCTGCAGGCGGCCCAGACTTGAAGTGTTACCGAAGTGGAAGATGTATCAGGAGAAGATTAACTGTCTATGGTTTTCTGCCAGTTGATCCATGGGCACCCACCATTGATTCTGCGAGCGTAGCTTCACAGCTGTTTGctgtttctctcttcccttactTGGGTTTCTTGTATTTCATCACCAAATCGAAGTCTGCTCCAAAGCTCACACTCTTCGGATTCTACTTCTTACTAATTTTCGTGGGAGCTACAA TCCCTGCTGGAATTTATG CCAAGGTGCATTACGGTACTTCTCTGTCTAATGTCGATTGGCTTCATGGTGGAGCTGAGTCTTTGCTCACTCTCACCAATTTGTTTATCGTGATTGGATTACGTGAAGCTCTGAGAAAGATTAAGGATGAAAAGGAAAGCACACCAGGAGTTCTTCCAAGGatcaaagaagaggagaaatctTCTGTTTAA
- the LOC122081068 gene encoding probable WRKY transcription factor 53: protein MENVGDLEQTTLLNELMQGKDLVKQLQMHLDPSSSDDEMRNMFVEKILTSYDTALSMLKRGGGSDGEVRSGGATAGMSDSPCSDGGSPLSEDSDRRDIYKKRKMMPRWTEQVRVSSGTGLEGPLDDGYSWRKYGQKDILGAKYPRAYYRCTHRNVQDCSATKQVQRSDEDPSIFEVTYRGRHTCIQATYIIPAMGSLSNSKKGPKQDHVLQKQKNQQEEQKAQDILLNFKTGLKVRTKDLDTGEKQLMSSSSFSFPSIGCSKSENHIFSPPTVDHDYMGSFSPSFIPLVTAESNYFPVSPGQVNSFGGCGSQNLNTSECDLNEILSAATSATNSPTVDLDFPIEFDPYFPFNSPDFFPS from the exons ATGGAGAACGTTGGAGATTTGGAGCAGACAACTTTGCTGAATGAGCTAATGCAGGGGAAGGATCTGGTGAAGCAGCTTCAGATGCATCTTGATCCGTCGTCTTCGGATGATGAGATGCGAAATATGTTTGTGGAGAAGATACTAACTTCCTACGATACGGCACTGTCCATGCTGAAACGGGGCGGTGGTTCAGATGGGGAGGTTCGTTCTGGAGGAGCCACCGCCGGCATGTCGGACTCTCCTTGCTCTGATGGTGGAAGTCCCCTCAGTGAGGACTCCGATCGCAGAGACATTTATAAGAAAAG AAAGATGATGCCCAGATGGACAGAACAAGTACGCGTTAGTTCAGGGACTGGGCTTGAAGGACCTCTTGATGATGGCTACAGTTGGAGGAAATATGGCCAGAAGGACATCCTTGGAGCTAAATATCCAAG AGCCTATTACAGATGTACCCATCGTAATGTTCAAGATTGTTCGGCTACAAAGCAAGTGCAAAGATCAGATGAAGACCCATCGATCTTCGAAGTCACCTACCGGGGAAGACACACCTGCATCCAGGCAACCTATATAATTCCGGCAATGGGGTCGTTGTCGAACTCGAAGAAAGGGCCTAAGCAAGACCATGTCctacagaaacagaaaaatcaacaaGAAGAACAGAAAGCACAAGATATACTCTTGAACTTCAAAACTGGTCTGAAAGTGAGAACCAAGGACTTGGACACTGGAGAGAAGCAGCTCAtgagctcctcctccttctccttcccttctatTGGATGCTCAAAGTCTGAAAACCACATCTTCTCCCCACCCACAGTGGACCATGATTACATGGGCAgcttctctccttcctttatACCCCTAGTGACAGCCGAATCAAACTATTTCCCGGTGTCACCGGGACAGGTTAACAGCTTTGGAGGTTGTGGATCTCAGAATTTGAACACCTCTGAATGTGATCTCAATGAGATCCTCTCAGCTGCTACATCAGCAACCAATTCTCCTACTGTGGATTTGGATTTCCCAATAGAATTCGACCCATATTTTCCATTCAATAGCCCTGACTTCTTCCCTTCATGA
- the LOC122080905 gene encoding protein SEH1, whose protein sequence is MEKSLISLSKGTNCSSWNYCGQRLATGSIDGTLSIFDSPEPDSSAFTCTSKSKAHESSIVKVIWIPPEYGDAVACIGTDGTFSLWEEVEEDGQPLKWKLCKCFERNAALVLDLQFGISISSLKMVVAYSDGHVKVYELLDPLELNKWQLQAEFQNVIDSVSGFQKPSCLSASISWSPQRNGQSSFVLGFNSDLPQFNSSKVWEFDEAHQRWLPVAELALPGDKGDQVYAVAWAPNIGRPYEIVAVASCKGIAIWHLGLSPDTDGRLSVEKVALLSGHEGEVWQMEWDVSGMTLATTGSDGVVRLWQSNLNGVWHEQATLESTS, encoded by the exons ATGGAGAAATCTCTGATATCACTCAGTAAGGGCACAAATTGTTCTTCATGGAATTACTGTGGCCAGAGACTGGCCACTGGATCGATCGATGGAACGCTCTCAATCTTTGATTCCCCTGAACCTGATTCCTCCGCCTTCACCTGCACTTCGAAATCCAAG GCACATGAATCAAGCATTGTGAAAGTTATTTGGATACCCCCGGAATATGGTGATGCAGTTGCATGCATTGGCACAGATGGAACATTTTCATTGTGGGAGGAAGTTGAAGAAG ATGGTCAACCTCTCAAATGGAAGCTGTGCAAATGCTTTGAAAGAAATGCAGCTCTAGTGCTGGATCTCCAATTTGGAATTTCCATTTCAAGTTTGAAAATG GTTGTTGCTTATTCAGATGGTCATGTTAAAGTCTATGAGCTCCTGGACCCCTTGGAACTGAATAAGTGGCAACTTCAG GCAGAATTTCAGAATGTGATTGATTCCGTATCAGGCTTCCAAAAGCCTTCATGTTTATCTGCATCCATCTCTTGGAGTCCTCAGAGAAATGGGCAATCAAgttttgttttgggttttaatTCAGATCTACCGCAATTCAATTCCTCCAAG GTTTGGGAATTCGACGAGGCTCATCAACGGTGGCTACCTGTTGCAGAGCTGGCTTTGCCAGGTGACAAGGGTGATCAGGTCTATGCTGTTGCATGGGCACCCAATATTGGCAG GCCATATGAAATAGTAGCTGTTGCATCATGCAAGGGGATTGCGATATGGCATCTGGGTCTGAGCCCTGACACAGATGGTAGGCTTTCAGTGGAAAAGGTTGCATTGCTTTCTGGTCACGAAGGCGAG GTGTGGCAAATGGAGTGGGACGTGAGTGGAATGACATTGGCAACAACTGGAAGTGATGGGGTAGTAAGATTGTGGCAGTCTAACTTGAATGGGGTGTGGCATGAACAAGCTACCCTTGAATCTACTTCCTAG